Proteins from a single region of Apium graveolens cultivar Ventura chromosome 7, ASM990537v1, whole genome shotgun sequence:
- the LOC141674844 gene encoding uncharacterized protein LOC141674844: protein MCYRDKATLLLAVKRVHISTDHTYKMKKSNKEQLIVQCRVEGCNWRMRAALMHDSGYWRINMNREEHKCIVIDIPKIPIKAIIPLINNEYNHIVGYNKAWRGKQIAIEEVYDSWATTYQALPIFFAAIMKINPGTIVEIDVVPHAEERGTSVYKRIFWCLKAMMDGWQHAHPVISIEGTFLKGRYRGKLLIAMGVDSNNHHFFLCYGLVDEETYENWSWFL from the exons ATGTGTTACCGTGACAAAGCCACCCTCTTGTTGGCAGTGAAGCGTGTTCATATTTCCACTGATCATACATATAAAATGAAAAAGAGTAACAAAGAACAACTCATTGTACAATGTCGGGTGGAGGGCTGTAACTGGAGGATGCGAGCTGCTTTGATGCATGATTCTGGCTACTGGAGGATAAATATGAATAGAGAGGAACACAAATGCATA GTAATAGATATACCAAAAATCCCCATTAAAGCCATTATCCCGCTTATCAACAACGAGTACAACCATATAGTGGGGTATAATAAAGCGTGGAGAGGGAAGCAAATAGCCATTGAGGAAGTCTATGACAGTTGGGCTACAACATACCAAGCTCTTCCCATATTTTTTGCAGCCATCATGAAGATAAATCCTGGAACCATTGTTGAGATCGATGTCGTGCCTCATGCTGAGGAACGGGGCACGTCCGTATACAAGCGAATCTTTTGGTGTTTGAAGGCAATGATGGACGGGTGGCAACATGCGCATCCTGTGATTTCAATAGAAGGAACTTTCTTGAAGGGAAGATATAGGGGCAAGCTACTTATTGCTATGGGTGTAGATTCGAACAACCACCATTTTTTTCTTTGTTATGGCTTGGTTGATGAGGAGACGTACGAGAACTGGTCTTGGTTTTTGTAA